A genomic stretch from Arthrobacter sp. KBS0702 includes:
- a CDS encoding UDP-N-acetylmuramoyl-L-alanyl-D-glutamate--2,6-diaminopimelate ligase, whose product MSELNAQDAATAPTGQDSSAAFRPATVAAVPLETIGEWIGVMVPGASAAVPVTGISLNSRAVQPGDLYVALPGATRHGADFVSQAVDAGAVAVLTDDAGARLLALSNDISVPVLLAEEPRSLVGRLSAQIYRSRPDNAAAPALFGVTGTNGKTTTTYFINSLLQGLGRKTGLIGTIEILAGGEAIPSLLTTPESTDVHALLALMRERGLDAASMEVSSHAISFHRVDGVVFDVAGFTNLTQDHLDLHGTMTEYFETKARLFTSGRARAAVVTVDDEWGQKLAAAADIPVTTLATAGTAPAGSITGAPAADWTVVHPRPRGLGTEFGLRHRDGTELRVHTGLPGSFNVANAALATVMVLAGGTGAAEVQAALDSADPFMVAVPGRMQLVATAPAAVVDFAHNPDALERALEAVRSPEPGSKVIIVFGATGQRDHSKRPAMGAIAARLADVVIVSDDDPHDEDAAAIRADVMAGALEAKAGGGLGCTVLEVFPRDAAIRKAVEFAGPQDTILVAGRGHEVWQEVKGVNLALDDRVELRSALTARGFTILDDQRIES is encoded by the coding sequence TTGTCAGAGCTCAATGCCCAGGATGCGGCTACCGCGCCGACCGGCCAGGACTCCAGCGCGGCGTTCCGGCCCGCGACGGTTGCCGCTGTGCCGCTGGAAACCATCGGCGAGTGGATCGGCGTCATGGTTCCCGGCGCCTCCGCTGCCGTCCCGGTCACCGGGATCTCGCTGAACTCCCGGGCCGTCCAGCCCGGGGACCTGTACGTTGCCCTGCCGGGCGCTACCCGGCACGGCGCGGACTTCGTCTCCCAGGCGGTCGACGCCGGCGCCGTCGCGGTGCTGACGGACGACGCCGGCGCGCGCCTGCTGGCCCTCTCCAACGACATCTCGGTACCCGTGCTGCTGGCCGAGGAGCCGCGCAGCCTGGTGGGCCGCCTCTCCGCCCAGATCTACCGGAGCCGGCCGGACAACGCGGCAGCCCCGGCCCTGTTCGGCGTCACCGGGACCAACGGCAAGACCACCACCACGTACTTCATCAACTCCCTGCTGCAGGGACTCGGGCGAAAGACCGGGCTGATCGGCACCATCGAGATCCTGGCCGGTGGCGAAGCGATCCCGAGCCTGCTCACGACCCCCGAGTCAACGGACGTGCACGCCCTGCTGGCGCTGATGCGCGAACGCGGCCTCGACGCGGCCTCGATGGAGGTCTCCTCGCACGCCATCTCGTTCCACCGGGTTGACGGCGTGGTGTTCGACGTCGCCGGCTTCACCAACCTGACCCAGGACCACCTGGACCTGCACGGAACCATGACGGAGTACTTCGAGACCAAGGCCCGGCTCTTCACGTCTGGGCGCGCCCGGGCGGCCGTTGTGACCGTGGACGATGAGTGGGGCCAGAAGCTGGCCGCCGCCGCCGACATCCCGGTCACCACCCTCGCCACGGCCGGCACCGCTCCGGCCGGCAGCATCACGGGCGCTCCCGCCGCGGACTGGACCGTCGTCCATCCGCGGCCGCGCGGCCTCGGCACCGAATTCGGCCTCCGGCACCGGGACGGCACCGAACTGCGGGTGCACACCGGGTTGCCCGGCAGCTTCAACGTCGCCAACGCCGCACTGGCCACCGTCATGGTCCTCGCCGGCGGCACCGGCGCGGCCGAGGTACAGGCCGCGCTGGACAGTGCGGATCCGTTCATGGTGGCGGTTCCGGGGCGCATGCAGCTGGTCGCGACGGCCCCCGCCGCCGTCGTCGACTTCGCGCACAACCCGGACGCCCTCGAACGCGCGCTCGAAGCCGTGCGCTCCCCGGAGCCGGGCTCCAAGGTGATCATCGTCTTCGGCGCCACCGGCCAGCGCGACCACAGCAAACGGCCCGCGATGGGGGCCATTGCCGCCCGGCTCGCCGACGTCGTGATCGTCAGCGACGACGACCCGCACGATGAGGACGCCGCAGCCATCCGCGCCGACGTGATGGCGGGCGCCCTCGAGGCCAAAGCCGGCGGGGGCCTCGGCTGCACCGTCCTTGAGGTCTTTCCCCGCGACGCCGCCATCCGCAAAGCCGTGGAATTCGCGGGCCCGCAGGACACCATTTTGGTGGCCGGCCGCGGCCACGAGGTCTGGCAGGAGGTCAAGGGCGTCAACCTTGCCCTCGACGACCGGGTGGAGCTGCGGTCAGCCTTGACAGCTCGAGGATTCACCATTCTCGATGACCAGCGGATAGAGTCCTAA
- the murF gene encoding UDP-N-acetylmuramoyl-tripeptide--D-alanyl-D-alanine ligase has protein sequence MIAFTAAEIAEITHGRLAADPGLTPGSVVTDSREATAGSLYVAKPGEAADGHDFVAAAFDRGAVLALVQHDVADGAGQLYPAVVVEDSVLAMGALAAEAVRRIRARRADAGQSFTVIGITGSAGKTTTKDLLAGILAGHGETVSPQGSYNGEVGVPLTVFKAGFDTRYLVIEMGATGIGHIRYLAELVRPDIGVVLGVGTAHAGEFGGVENIAVAKGELVEALPAEGTAVLNLDDARVSAMASRTRATVLGFSAQPDKAGESAPVLAEDVELSAGGNPEFELRLPGGDRHHVASQLIGAHHVANLLAAAGAAHAAGIPGEQIAASLSAQSAASRWRMERTERPDGVTIINDAYNANPESMRAALRTLADLGRGRRTWAVLGAMLELGEDSIREHTAVGTQVVRLNISRLLVIGREARALYVSAVNEGSWGDECLFAETVDEAYEILRSALEPGDLVLFKSSNSIGLRHLGDRIALPATATEGSPLP, from the coding sequence ATGATTGCATTTACCGCGGCGGAAATCGCCGAAATTACCCACGGCCGGCTGGCCGCAGATCCGGGCCTCACGCCCGGCTCTGTGGTGACCGACTCCCGCGAAGCCACGGCGGGTTCCCTTTACGTGGCCAAACCGGGGGAAGCCGCCGACGGGCACGATTTCGTGGCCGCCGCCTTCGACCGAGGAGCCGTGCTGGCCCTCGTGCAGCACGACGTTGCTGACGGCGCCGGACAACTCTACCCGGCTGTCGTTGTCGAGGACTCCGTGCTGGCCATGGGCGCGCTGGCTGCCGAAGCGGTCCGCCGGATCCGTGCCCGCCGGGCCGACGCCGGCCAGTCGTTCACCGTCATCGGCATCACCGGATCCGCGGGGAAGACCACCACGAAGGATTTGCTGGCCGGGATCCTGGCCGGACACGGCGAAACGGTGTCGCCGCAGGGTTCCTACAACGGCGAGGTCGGCGTGCCGCTGACCGTCTTCAAAGCCGGCTTCGACACCCGCTACCTGGTGATCGAGATGGGCGCCACCGGCATCGGCCACATCCGCTACCTCGCGGAACTGGTCCGCCCCGACATCGGCGTGGTGCTTGGCGTCGGCACGGCCCACGCCGGCGAATTCGGCGGCGTCGAGAACATCGCCGTGGCCAAGGGCGAACTGGTCGAAGCACTTCCCGCCGAGGGCACGGCAGTGCTGAACCTGGATGACGCCCGCGTGTCGGCCATGGCGAGCCGCACCAGGGCAACGGTCCTGGGGTTCTCCGCCCAGCCGGACAAGGCCGGCGAATCGGCCCCGGTCCTGGCCGAAGACGTTGAACTGAGCGCCGGGGGCAACCCCGAATTCGAGCTCCGCCTTCCCGGCGGCGACCGCCACCACGTGGCATCCCAGCTGATCGGCGCCCACCACGTGGCCAACCTGCTTGCTGCTGCCGGGGCCGCCCACGCCGCCGGAATCCCCGGCGAGCAGATCGCAGCCTCCCTCAGCGCCCAGTCGGCTGCCAGCCGCTGGCGGATGGAACGCACCGAGCGGCCCGACGGCGTGACCATCATCAACGACGCTTACAACGCCAACCCGGAGTCCATGCGGGCCGCTCTGCGGACCCTCGCTGACCTGGGCCGAGGCCGCCGGACCTGGGCAGTGCTCGGGGCCATGCTGGAGCTCGGCGAGGATTCCATCCGCGAGCACACCGCCGTCGGCACCCAGGTGGTCCGGCTCAACATCTCCCGACTGCTGGTGATCGGACGCGAGGCCCGCGCCCTGTACGTCTCTGCGGTCAACGAGGGGTCCTGGGGCGACGAATGCCTCTTCGCCGAAACCGTTGACGAGGCGTATGAGATCCTGCGCTCCGCCCTGGAGCCCGGCGACCTGGTCCTCTTCAAGTCATCCAACAGCATCGGCCTGCGCCATCTGGGGGATCGGATAGCATTACCCGCAACCGCCACTGAAGGGAGCCCGCTGCCGTGA
- the mraY gene encoding phospho-N-acetylmuramoyl-pentapeptide-transferase translates to MIALLMGSGLALLLSFLGTPLFIRFLVHKSYGQFIRDDGPTSHHTKRGTPTMGGTVVVVAVLASYGITHLIMWMMNPLSPGPSASALLLLFLMVGMGLVGFLDDFIKISAQRSLGLNAKAKLILQAAVGIIFAVLALQFPDENFVTPASYQISLVRDIPWLNLAFGGTVVGAILFVLWSNLIVTAATNGVNLTDGLDGLAAGASVMVFGAYTLIGIWQSNQSCGSPRQAGSGCYTVRDPLDLALLAAILSAALVGFLWWNTSPAKIFMGDTGSLAIGGAVAGFAILSRTELLLAFIGGLFVLITLSVIIQVGYFKITKGKRFFKMAPLQHHFELKGWAEVTVVVRFWILCGLFVAAGLGIFYAEWVVLL, encoded by the coding sequence GTGATCGCACTGCTGATGGGCTCCGGGCTGGCCCTGCTGCTCTCCTTCCTGGGCACACCACTCTTCATCCGGTTCCTGGTCCACAAGAGCTACGGGCAATTCATCCGGGACGACGGACCCACCTCGCACCACACCAAACGCGGGACGCCCACCATGGGCGGCACCGTCGTGGTCGTTGCGGTGCTGGCCAGTTATGGCATCACCCACCTCATCATGTGGATGATGAACCCGCTCTCGCCGGGGCCGTCCGCCTCGGCCCTGCTGCTGCTCTTCCTGATGGTCGGCATGGGGCTCGTGGGCTTCCTGGACGACTTCATCAAGATCTCCGCGCAGCGCAGCCTGGGCCTCAACGCCAAAGCCAAACTCATCCTGCAGGCCGCGGTCGGCATCATCTTCGCGGTCCTCGCGCTCCAGTTCCCGGACGAGAACTTCGTCACCCCGGCCTCGTACCAGATCTCCCTGGTCCGGGACATTCCGTGGCTGAACCTCGCGTTCGGCGGCACCGTGGTCGGTGCGATCCTGTTCGTGCTCTGGTCCAACCTCATCGTCACCGCCGCCACCAATGGGGTGAACCTCACCGACGGGCTGGACGGCCTGGCCGCCGGCGCCTCCGTCATGGTGTTCGGCGCGTACACCCTGATCGGCATCTGGCAGAGCAACCAGTCCTGCGGCTCGCCCCGGCAGGCCGGCAGCGGCTGCTACACCGTCCGCGATCCGCTGGATCTTGCGCTCCTCGCCGCCATCCTCAGCGCAGCGCTGGTCGGCTTCCTCTGGTGGAACACCTCGCCGGCGAAGATCTTTATGGGCGACACCGGCTCGCTGGCCATCGGCGGAGCCGTCGCAGGCTTCGCGATCCTCTCCCGGACCGAACTGCTGCTCGCCTTCATCGGCGGCCTCTTCGTCCTGATCACCCTCTCGGTCATCATCCAGGTGGGCTACTTCAAGATCACCAAGGGCAAACGGTTCTTCAAGATGGCCCCGCTGCAGCACCACTTCGAACTGAAGGGCTGGGCCGAAGTGACCGTCGTGGTCCGGTTCTGGATCCTGTGCGGACTCTTCGTGGCCGCCGGCCTGGGCATCTTCTACGCCGAATGGGTGGTGCTGCTGTGA
- the murD gene encoding UDP-N-acetylmuramoyl-L-alanine--D-glutamate ligase yields the protein MGGAAVSGTIPEPLATSPRLDTLTSWDSDWSGLRVVVTGIGISGFAAADTLIELGARVVVVDAADSAKARAQADTLRIVGAAEVLLGDDAVTAVPKVDGEKPELIVTSPGWRPDQALLAAAARAHIPIWGDVELAWRVRERQGRKTADWLTITGTNGKTTTVGLTESMLQAAGLKAIAVGNVGTPILDALRDPVDYDVFAVELSSFQLHWSHSVSPVASVCLNVAEDHVDWHGSYDSYLADKAKVYERTQKACIYNAEQIETERMVEDADVVEGCRAVGFTTLTPAISMLGVVEGLLVDRAFIPERKDSAAELAAMTDLGPVAPRHMVANALAAAALVRAYGVEPSAVRQGLQNYLPGDHRIQPVARHEGVLWINDSKATNPHAASASLSAFENVVWIAGGLSKGVNYDALIRDNARRLKAVVLIGADSSDLRASLQRHAPDVPVIGHAKGDTEEVQTAGTAHADAGPSPIFGETVMARAVASAAQLATSGDTVLLAPAAASMDQFSSYAHRGDAFIEAVRELVEGQAQTTEE from the coding sequence ATGGGTGGTGCTGCTGTGAGCGGAACGATTCCCGAGCCGCTGGCCACCTCGCCCAGGCTCGACACCCTCACCAGCTGGGATTCGGACTGGTCCGGGCTCCGCGTCGTCGTGACCGGCATCGGGATCTCCGGTTTCGCAGCTGCCGACACCCTGATTGAACTCGGCGCCCGGGTGGTCGTGGTGGACGCCGCGGACAGCGCCAAGGCGCGGGCCCAGGCGGACACGCTCCGGATTGTCGGGGCCGCCGAGGTGTTGCTGGGCGACGACGCGGTCACCGCAGTGCCGAAGGTCGACGGCGAAAAGCCCGAACTCATTGTCACCTCGCCAGGCTGGCGCCCGGACCAGGCGCTGCTCGCCGCGGCCGCCCGGGCCCACATCCCCATCTGGGGCGACGTCGAACTCGCCTGGCGCGTGCGCGAACGCCAGGGCCGCAAAACCGCGGACTGGCTCACCATAACCGGCACCAACGGCAAGACCACAACGGTCGGCCTGACCGAATCCATGCTGCAGGCCGCCGGGCTCAAGGCGATCGCCGTTGGCAACGTCGGCACCCCCATCCTGGACGCCCTCCGCGACCCGGTGGACTACGACGTCTTCGCCGTCGAACTCTCCAGCTTCCAGCTGCACTGGAGCCATTCGGTGTCCCCGGTGGCCAGTGTGTGCCTCAACGTCGCCGAAGACCACGTCGACTGGCACGGCTCCTATGACTCGTACCTTGCGGACAAAGCCAAGGTGTACGAACGGACCCAGAAGGCGTGCATCTACAACGCCGAACAGATCGAGACCGAGCGCATGGTGGAGGACGCCGACGTCGTGGAGGGCTGCCGCGCGGTGGGCTTCACCACGCTCACCCCGGCCATCAGCATGCTGGGCGTCGTCGAGGGCTTGCTCGTGGACCGGGCTTTCATCCCCGAGCGGAAGGACAGCGCCGCCGAGCTGGCCGCGATGACCGACCTCGGGCCGGTGGCGCCACGGCACATGGTGGCTAACGCCCTCGCCGCTGCCGCCCTGGTGCGCGCCTACGGCGTGGAGCCGTCCGCCGTCCGCCAGGGCCTGCAGAACTACCTGCCCGGGGACCACCGTATCCAGCCGGTGGCCCGCCATGAGGGCGTGCTCTGGATCAACGATTCGAAGGCCACCAACCCGCACGCCGCGTCGGCCTCGCTCTCGGCTTTCGAGAACGTGGTGTGGATCGCCGGGGGCCTGTCCAAGGGTGTGAATTACGACGCATTGATCCGGGACAACGCCCGGCGTCTCAAGGCCGTCGTGCTGATCGGGGCGGACTCGTCGGACCTGCGGGCCTCGCTCCAGCGACACGCGCCGGATGTCCCCGTAATCGGCCACGCGAAGGGCGACACTGAAGAGGTGCAGACTGCCGGAACTGCCCACGCCGACGCAGGCCCCTCGCCGATTTTCGGAGAGACTGTGATGGCGCGGGCCGTGGCGTCAGCGGCACAGCTGGCCACCTCCGGGGACACTGTGCTCCTGGCCCCGGCAGCTGCGTCCATGGATCAGTTCTCTTCCTATGCTCACCGTGGCGACGCCTTTATCGAAGCTGTCCGCGAGCTCGTGGAAGGGCAGGCTCAGACCACCGAGGAGTAG
- the ftsW gene encoding putative lipid II flippase FtsW, with the protein MVSTPTRPTAARTPAAGSKPGSKPGSKPAGAASPPAGPRPADRVRGWYRGFWSALEGTGKSRNGSTYYLILGSTLALTAIGIMMVLSASSVEAIAAGESPYSAALKQGLFAAIGVFVMFVLSRVNVVWLKRLAWPAIVLAVILLGLVLLIGRSTLGNQNWIDVGPFTFQPSEAAKLALALWMATVLNRKAKLLDNWRHVLVPVVIPGAAAILVLILAGNDLGTAMIVMMILAAGLFFAGVQLYLFGIAGAVLAAGTAFLAITSPNRMCRILSWTGQTCADGSDLNYQSTNGLYGLASGGWFGVGLGQSRQKYSWIPEAHNDFIFAIIGEELGLIGTIVVLVLFAILGTAMYRVVVAQQDLFHRVLAGAIMVWLLGQATVNMAVVTGLLPVVGVPLPFISYGGSALLMSLCAVGVVLSLARAQMEPNMQPKGLFKFGPAGFTKVLRKQAAARSGTQRPAAAPPAPAAKSRAARTAAGSSPAGSTAGRKPGARTPAPKNPARKRS; encoded by the coding sequence ATGGTCAGCACGCCCACCCGTCCCACGGCGGCACGGACCCCTGCCGCAGGCAGCAAACCAGGCAGTAAACCAGGCAGCAAACCCGCCGGCGCGGCATCGCCTCCCGCCGGACCACGGCCCGCGGACCGCGTCCGCGGCTGGTACCGCGGCTTCTGGTCCGCCCTGGAGGGCACCGGGAAGTCCCGGAACGGCTCCACCTATTACCTGATCCTCGGATCCACCCTCGCACTGACCGCGATCGGCATCATGATGGTGCTGTCCGCCTCCAGCGTGGAGGCGATCGCCGCGGGGGAGTCACCCTATTCCGCTGCCCTCAAGCAGGGGCTCTTTGCCGCCATCGGTGTGTTTGTGATGTTCGTGCTGTCGCGCGTCAACGTGGTGTGGCTGAAACGCCTCGCCTGGCCGGCCATTGTCCTGGCGGTCATTCTCTTGGGGCTGGTGCTCCTGATCGGACGCAGCACACTAGGCAACCAGAACTGGATCGACGTCGGGCCGTTCACCTTCCAGCCCTCGGAAGCGGCAAAGCTCGCGCTGGCACTCTGGATGGCGACGGTGCTCAACCGAAAGGCCAAGCTCCTCGACAATTGGCGGCATGTCCTGGTCCCGGTGGTCATCCCCGGAGCCGCTGCGATCCTGGTGCTGATCCTCGCTGGAAACGATCTTGGCACGGCCATGATCGTCATGATGATCCTGGCTGCCGGATTATTCTTTGCCGGTGTGCAGCTTTACCTGTTCGGCATCGCCGGCGCGGTGCTGGCGGCCGGCACGGCTTTCCTGGCGATCACGAGCCCCAACCGGATGTGCCGCATCCTGTCCTGGACCGGGCAGACTTGCGCCGACGGATCCGACCTGAACTACCAGTCCACCAACGGTCTGTACGGGCTGGCGTCCGGAGGCTGGTTCGGCGTCGGTCTGGGCCAGAGCCGGCAGAAGTACAGCTGGATTCCGGAAGCCCACAACGACTTCATTTTCGCCATCATCGGCGAAGAGCTCGGCTTGATCGGCACCATCGTTGTCCTGGTCCTGTTCGCCATCCTGGGCACGGCCATGTACCGCGTGGTGGTGGCTCAGCAGGATCTGTTCCACCGCGTCCTTGCGGGTGCGATCATGGTGTGGCTGCTCGGCCAGGCCACCGTCAACATGGCCGTGGTCACCGGGCTGCTCCCCGTGGTGGGTGTTCCGTTGCCCTTCATTTCCTATGGCGGCTCGGCCCTGCTGATGTCGCTCTGTGCCGTCGGCGTAGTGTTGTCCTTGGCCCGGGCACAGATGGAACCGAACATGCAGCCGAAGGGGCTGTTCAAGTTCGGGCCCGCCGGGTTCACTAAAGTCCTCCGCAAGCAGGCAGCTGCCCGGAGCGGAACCCAGCGTCCGGCCGCTGCACCCCCGGCGCCGGCGGCCAAGTCCCGTGCCGCCCGTACCGCGGCCGGAAGCTCCCCTGCCGGAAGCACCGCGGGCCGGAAGCCCGGTGCCAGGACCCCCGCCCCCAAGAACCCCGCACGAAAGCGCAGCTAG
- the murG gene encoding undecaprenyldiphospho-muramoylpentapeptide beta-N-acetylglucosaminyltransferase, translating into MKTDSSLSVVLAGGGTAGHISPLLAIANAILEVRPEARLLAVGTPGGMETRLVPAAGLELATVSRVPFPRKPSLELLRLPGKLAGAVRQAGTILDEAGADVLVGVGGYVCTPLYLAAWRRKIPIVVHEANTRAGLANRVGARLSRYVAVAFAETRIRGARHVGMPMRREISGLDRTTARAAARTALGLEQHKPSLIVTGGSSGAQSINRAIAASVAALADAGIQTLHITGRGKTVHDAQGKLLAAPGYRQVEYVDGMELAYAAADLLLARSGAATVCEVAAVGVPAVFVPLPIGNGEQALNAAALVNAGAAVLVEDAAFDAGWVSANLIPLLGDGARLDRMAAEAEQLGIRDADRRMAALVLEAAQSAQATQAAPGH; encoded by the coding sequence ATGAAGACCGACTCGTCCCTCTCCGTCGTCCTCGCCGGCGGCGGCACCGCCGGGCACATCAGCCCCCTGCTGGCCATCGCCAACGCCATCCTGGAGGTCCGTCCCGAGGCGCGGCTGCTGGCCGTGGGTACTCCGGGCGGGATGGAGACCCGGCTGGTTCCGGCCGCCGGGCTGGAACTGGCCACCGTCAGCCGCGTGCCGTTTCCGCGCAAACCATCGCTCGAGCTGCTCCGGCTTCCGGGCAAGCTCGCTGGCGCCGTCCGGCAGGCCGGCACCATCCTGGACGAAGCCGGCGCGGACGTCCTCGTGGGCGTTGGCGGCTACGTCTGCACCCCGCTGTACCTTGCCGCCTGGCGCCGCAAGATTCCCATCGTGGTGCATGAGGCCAACACCCGGGCCGGGCTCGCGAACCGGGTCGGCGCCCGGCTGAGCCGTTACGTCGCCGTAGCGTTCGCGGAGACCAGGATCCGCGGGGCCCGGCATGTCGGCATGCCGATGCGCCGCGAAATCTCCGGCCTCGACCGGACTACTGCCCGGGCGGCCGCACGCACCGCGCTCGGACTGGAACAGCACAAACCCAGCCTGATTGTCACCGGCGGTTCGTCCGGGGCGCAAAGCATCAACCGTGCCATCGCCGCTTCCGTTGCCGCGCTGGCCGACGCGGGCATCCAGACCCTGCACATCACCGGACGCGGCAAGACCGTCCATGACGCGCAGGGCAAACTGCTGGCCGCGCCCGGCTACCGCCAGGTCGAGTACGTGGACGGCATGGAGCTGGCCTACGCCGCCGCGGACCTGCTGCTGGCACGTTCCGGTGCCGCGACCGTGTGCGAGGTCGCCGCCGTCGGCGTTCCGGCCGTCTTCGTCCCGCTGCCGATCGGCAACGGGGAACAGGCCCTGAACGCGGCGGCCCTGGTCAACGCCGGCGCCGCAGTCCTGGTCGAGGACGCCGCGTTCGACGCCGGCTGGGTCAGCGCCAATCTCATCCCGCTGCTGGGCGACGGCGCCCGGCTGGACCGGATGGCCGCCGAAGCAGAGCAACTGGGCATTCGGGACGCCGACCGGCGGATGGCCGCCCTGGTCCTCGAGGCCGCGCAATCAGCGCAGGCCACGCAGGCCGCGCCCGGCCACTAG
- the murC gene encoding UDP-N-acetylmuramate--L-alanine ligase: MTQAQNGTPPAARTQESLGRVHFIGIGGVGMSAVARIMVARGLPVSGSDAKDLPVMAELAAAGARIAVGYDAANLGDAQTVVAGSAIRQDNPELAAAHAAGLPVLHRSEALAATMAQDTAVTVAGTHGKSTTTSMITVLLQGAGLDPSFAIGANVPALGVNAATGTSPVFIAEADESDGSFLNYRPQIAVVTNVEPDHLDHYGTAEAVYASFDRFTALLPADGLLVACADDDGARALAQRTRERNNTRVVLYGTAEDADVKLHDGGPGDVSITTPAGRFAVELQVPGRHNALNAAAAFAVATELGVAPEAAAGALANFSGAARRFEFKGEVGGVRVYDDYAHHPTEVRAALAAARSVAGEHRVHVLFQPHLFSRTREFAHEFAAALNAADTALVLDIYPAREDPIPGVTSQLIADHLGSRGRLVGPGEEAVRAVLEAAAPGDIVLTAGAGDVTAYGPLIVEALRTEAQDG; this comes from the coding sequence ATGACCCAGGCCCAGAACGGCACTCCGCCGGCGGCCCGCACCCAGGAATCGCTGGGCCGCGTGCACTTCATCGGCATCGGCGGGGTGGGGATGTCCGCCGTCGCGCGCATCATGGTGGCCCGGGGCCTGCCGGTGAGCGGCTCCGACGCCAAGGACCTTCCGGTCATGGCTGAGCTGGCCGCGGCTGGCGCCCGGATCGCGGTCGGCTACGACGCGGCGAACCTCGGCGATGCCCAGACCGTCGTCGCCGGGTCGGCCATTCGCCAGGACAACCCCGAGCTGGCCGCCGCCCACGCCGCCGGACTGCCTGTGCTGCACCGTTCCGAGGCCCTGGCCGCGACGATGGCGCAGGACACCGCCGTCACGGTCGCCGGGACGCACGGCAAATCCACCACGACCTCGATGATCACGGTGCTCCTGCAGGGCGCCGGGCTGGACCCGTCCTTCGCCATCGGCGCCAACGTCCCAGCCCTCGGCGTCAACGCGGCCACCGGGACGTCCCCGGTCTTCATTGCGGAAGCCGACGAGTCGGATGGCTCGTTCCTGAACTACCGCCCGCAGATCGCCGTTGTGACCAACGTCGAACCGGACCACCTGGACCACTACGGCACCGCGGAAGCGGTCTATGCCTCATTCGACCGGTTCACCGCCCTGCTTCCCGCGGACGGCCTGCTGGTGGCCTGCGCGGACGACGACGGCGCCCGCGCCCTCGCGCAGCGCACCCGGGAGCGGAACAACACCCGGGTCGTCCTCTACGGGACGGCCGAGGACGCCGACGTGAAGCTGCACGACGGCGGCCCCGGCGACGTCTCGATCACCACCCCCGCAGGGCGCTTCGCCGTCGAACTCCAGGTGCCGGGCCGGCACAACGCCCTGAATGCCGCCGCGGCCTTCGCGGTGGCGACGGAACTCGGCGTCGCGCCAGAGGCGGCGGCCGGCGCGCTGGCGAACTTCTCCGGCGCCGCGCGCCGCTTCGAATTCAAGGGCGAGGTTGGCGGCGTGCGGGTGTACGACGATTACGCCCACCATCCCACCGAGGTCCGCGCCGCCCTCGCCGCGGCCCGCTCGGTGGCCGGCGAACACCGGGTCCACGTGCTGTTCCAGCCGCACCTGTTTTCCCGCACCCGGGAATTCGCGCACGAGTTCGCGGCGGCCCTGAATGCCGCGGACACGGCCCTGGTGCTGGACATCTATCCGGCCCGGGAAGACCCCATCCCGGGAGTCACCAGCCAGCTCATCGCCGACCACCTCGGCTCCCGCGGCAGGCTCGTCGGCCCCGGCGAGGAAGCCGTCCGGGCCGTGCTCGAGGCCGCGGCGCCGGGGGACATCGTGCTCACGGCCGGCGCCGGAGATGTCACGGCCTACGGACCGCTGATCGTCGAGGCGCTGAGGACCGAGGCACAGGATGGCTAG
- a CDS encoding cell division protein FtsQ/DivIB → MASTRRPSYPSRGLPDVISASKEDSATPAPTTQTPAGAGQGGPATPETQRGNVLSFPEPKAKRRRRIVLSTAGVIVALLAGIVAAAIYSPWLAVQTVSVEGTRMLTPEQIKAALAPLQGKPLPQISDDQVSGLLQPLVQVKAVTTQARPPSTLQVKIVERVPVALLKQGQAFQLVDVDGVPLGTATDPASVKLPVVDGGGGALNQDLFHAVTAVLGALPPDVLARLSDASAKSADAVELKLVDGQTIVWGNAGEKELKAKVLAALLKAPADPKNPVRVYDVSVPRHPVTR, encoded by the coding sequence ATGGCTAGTACCCGCCGTCCCAGCTATCCCTCCCGCGGGCTGCCGGACGTCATCTCGGCGTCGAAAGAAGATTCCGCCACCCCGGCTCCAACAACCCAGACGCCGGCCGGTGCGGGCCAGGGCGGGCCCGCCACGCCGGAGACACAGCGCGGCAACGTACTGTCCTTCCCCGAACCCAAAGCCAAGCGGCGCCGCCGGATCGTGCTCAGCACGGCCGGGGTGATCGTGGCGCTCCTCGCCGGAATCGTGGCGGCGGCCATCTACTCTCCCTGGCTGGCCGTCCAGACGGTCTCCGTGGAGGGCACCCGGATGCTCACCCCGGAGCAGATCAAGGCAGCCTTGGCGCCGCTTCAGGGCAAGCCGCTGCCGCAGATCAGCGATGATCAGGTCAGCGGGTTGCTGCAGCCCCTGGTCCAAGTCAAGGCTGTCACCACCCAGGCGCGCCCGCCCTCCACCCTGCAGGTGAAGATTGTCGAGCGCGTGCCGGTGGCGCTGCTCAAACAGGGCCAGGCGTTCCAACTTGTGGACGTCGACGGCGTCCCGCTCGGCACTGCCACGGACCCCGCCTCGGTCAAGCTTCCGGTCGTTGACGGCGGCGGCGGGGCCCTGAACCAGGACCTGTTCCACGCGGTCACGGCAGTTCTCGGGGCGCTGCCCCCGGATGTGCTCGCCAGGCTCTCCGACGCCTCGGCCAAATCCGCCGACGCGGTGGAACTCAAGCTCGTGGACGGGCAGACCATTGTGTGGGGCAACGCGGGGGAGAAGGAGCTGAAGGCGAAGGTGCTTGCGGCGTTGTTGAAGGCTCCGGCGGACCCGAAGAATCCGGTCCGGGTCTACGACGTCAGTGTGCCGCGGCATCCGGTCACCCGATAG